One Rossellomorea aquimaris DNA window includes the following coding sequences:
- a CDS encoding class I SAM-dependent methyltransferase has product MFVTTCGRANQEVIERAYKTAEVLDIPYIPRKKRSISHHMNLHERDCLVIGKERLELHTREDNGEPFFFHPNSASFRIKRIIRGETDPLIEAADLKEGMSFLDCTLGLASDSIIASHIVGDKGKVVGIEANKYISHILHHGLQDWVSPLNELNSAMNRISVINGHFQDVLKKIPDDAFDVVYLDPMFEEALTDSHGINPIRQWASYTGLTKEGIEEAIRVAKKRVVLKEHYQSPLFEELGFDVIKRPSAKFHFGIILV; this is encoded by the coding sequence GTGTTTGTCACAACATGCGGGAGAGCGAACCAGGAAGTCATAGAAAGAGCATATAAAACAGCAGAAGTACTCGATATTCCCTATATCCCCAGAAAAAAGAGATCGATTTCACACCATATGAATCTGCACGAACGAGACTGTTTAGTGATCGGAAAAGAGAGATTAGAACTTCATACTAGAGAAGACAATGGCGAACCGTTCTTTTTCCACCCTAATTCCGCTTCCTTCCGAATCAAAAGAATCATTCGCGGAGAGACCGATCCACTCATAGAAGCTGCTGACCTTAAAGAGGGTATGAGTTTCCTGGACTGTACGCTTGGTCTTGCTTCAGATAGTATTATCGCCAGCCATATTGTCGGTGATAAGGGGAAAGTAGTCGGAATCGAAGCGAATAAGTATATCTCGCATATCCTTCATCACGGACTTCAGGACTGGGTATCTCCACTTAATGAACTGAATAGCGCTATGAATCGAATCAGCGTCATCAACGGACATTTCCAGGATGTATTAAAGAAAATCCCGGATGACGCATTTGACGTCGTTTACCTTGATCCCATGTTTGAAGAAGCCTTAACAGATTCACATGGAATTAACCCGATCCGCCAATGGGCAAGCTATACAGGATTAACAAAAGAAGGAATAGAAGAAGCAATAAGAGTGGCTAAAAAGCGGGTAGTATTAAAAGAACACTATCAATCCCCATTATTCGAAGAACTGGGATTTGACGTGATCAAAAGGCCATCAGCCAAATTTCACTTTGGAATCATTCTGGTATAA
- a CDS encoding BrxA/BrxB family bacilliredoxin: MSMAYEEYMRQLVTPMRQELTQAGFKELVTEEEVVNYMEHADGTTLVVVNSVCGCAAGLARPAATQSVMNNEKTPDHLVTVFAGQDKEATVKMREYFEGYEPSSPSMALLKGKKVVHFIPREEIEDHDISSIISNLSTAFNQNC, from the coding sequence ATGTCAATGGCATACGAAGAGTATATGAGACAGTTAGTGACGCCGATGAGACAAGAACTTACACAAGCAGGCTTCAAAGAGTTGGTTACAGAAGAAGAAGTAGTGAATTATATGGAACATGCAGATGGAACAACCTTGGTTGTTGTTAACTCTGTATGTGGGTGTGCAGCGGGACTTGCAAGACCTGCTGCAACGCAATCAGTCATGAATAATGAAAAAACACCGGATCACCTCGTTACTGTCTTTGCTGGACAAGACAAAGAGGCAACAGTCAAAATGAGGGAGTACTTCGAAGGGTACGAACCTTCCTCCCCATCAATGGCTTTACTTAAAGGAAAAAAAGTCGTTCACTTCATCCCAAGGGAAGAAATTGAAGATCATGACATTTCATCGATTATTTCCAATTTATCCACTGCTTTTAACCAAAATTGCTAA
- a CDS encoding conserved virulence factor C family protein encodes MRIVSIEPTPSPNTMKVLLDQEMKAGKSNNYKKDEADGAPPVIKDILAIDGIKGVYHVADFLAIERNAKFDWQELLPQVRKAFGEDTLGQESESPMEEHFGEVNVSVQMFKGIPMQVKVTDGEQEKRFSLPAPFLEAIGEAQKDGDNVVLLRKWKDYGIRYGDLDEIGNNVTEELVAAYPSERLAALVEEAYETTDSKGPLIYKKKQKVSVADFEAPDWQTRYQKLDAMEDPTLNDLPLLEKALEDEKVSIRRLAVVYLGMIEDEKVLPLLYKGLRDKSVTVRRTAGDCLSDLGFAKATPEMIKALKDKSKLVRWRAAMFLYEVGDESALPGLREAENDPEFEVKLQVKMAIERIEGGEEAKGSVWKQMTEARHQ; translated from the coding sequence TTGAGAATAGTATCGATTGAACCTACTCCAAGTCCTAATACGATGAAAGTTCTTCTTGATCAGGAAATGAAAGCCGGGAAGAGCAATAATTATAAAAAAGATGAAGCGGATGGGGCTCCTCCCGTCATTAAAGATATCCTTGCCATTGACGGCATTAAAGGGGTCTATCATGTTGCCGACTTCTTAGCCATTGAACGAAATGCGAAATTCGATTGGCAAGAGCTTTTGCCTCAGGTTAGAAAAGCATTCGGTGAAGATACACTAGGCCAGGAAAGTGAATCTCCCATGGAAGAACACTTTGGTGAAGTGAATGTTAGCGTACAGATGTTCAAGGGAATTCCCATGCAGGTTAAGGTGACAGACGGGGAACAAGAGAAGCGATTTTCCCTTCCTGCCCCATTCCTGGAAGCGATCGGTGAGGCACAAAAAGATGGGGATAATGTTGTCCTTCTCAGAAAGTGGAAAGATTACGGCATCCGCTACGGTGATTTAGATGAGATTGGGAACAATGTGACGGAAGAACTGGTTGCAGCCTATCCTTCTGAAAGACTCGCAGCACTTGTCGAAGAAGCATATGAAACAACCGATTCCAAGGGACCTCTCATTTACAAGAAAAAGCAAAAGGTGAGTGTCGCGGACTTTGAAGCCCCGGACTGGCAAACAAGGTATCAGAAGCTGGATGCGATGGAGGATCCGACGTTAAATGATTTACCTCTCTTGGAGAAAGCCCTGGAGGACGAGAAAGTATCCATTCGCCGATTGGCTGTTGTCTATTTGGGAATGATTGAAGATGAAAAAGTTCTTCCTTTGCTGTACAAGGGTTTACGTGATAAATCAGTCACAGTAAGGAGAACGGCGGGCGATTGCCTTTCGGACTTAGGTTTTGCAAAAGCCACTCCGGAAATGATTAAAGCCTTAAAGGATAAGAGTAAGCTTGTTAGATGGCGTGCTGCTATGTTCCTTTATGAAGTAGGGGATGAATCTGCATTGCCTGGCTTACGGGAAGCGGAAAATGATCCTGAATTCGAAGTGAAGCTTCAAGTGAAAATGGCCATCGAACGAATAGAAGGCGGCGAAGAAGCAAAAGGATCTGTTTGGAAACAGATGACCGAAGCACGTCACCAATAA
- a CDS encoding ABC-F family ATP-binding cassette domain-containing protein, which yields MRMLTAENLSKTYGEKTLFKDISFSITEKERVGLIGVNGTGKSSLLKLIAGMEEYDTGELSKPGDYHIAYLQQEPAFDGNLTVIQQVFRGEAKIIQAMRNYEMALMEMENNSENPRIQEDLFEAQKQMDILHAWDASANAKSILTKLGIHDFSKKMSELSGGQKKRVALAGVLIETPDLLILDEPTNHLDYQSIKWLEDYLGKYNGSVLLVTHDRYFLDKVTNRIFELDGGNLYSYKGNYASFIEAKASREEVERQLSEKQQNLYRRELAWMRRGAKARTTKQKARIQRFDNLEDTMSSGPSGGQVDMAIGGNRLGKQVFEFKDASKMFEDKRILDEFSFLIKPKDRIGIVGKNGSGKSTFLNLLAGTDELTSGELLKGQTVKVAYYTQGHEELDENMRMIEYIREAGEYITTDKGEQISVTSMLERFLFPMSTHGTLIRKLSGGEKRRLFLLKLLMSKPNVLLLDEPTNDLDTETLTVLEDYINEFSGVVITVSHDRYFLDKTALQLLVFNGDGQIDFYFGEYTEYLEKNEAKSKKQDPVKKQEAAPVKEEKEKEKKRLSYMEKREWDEIEEKMADIEKRIEEADAELQKVGSDFDKAQQLMNESEKLNEQLEELIERWTYLSEFAE from the coding sequence ATGAGAATGTTAACAGCTGAGAATCTTTCTAAAACGTATGGAGAGAAAACACTGTTTAAAGATATATCGTTTTCTATAACCGAGAAAGAAAGAGTCGGACTAATCGGGGTGAATGGAACGGGTAAATCAAGCCTGTTGAAACTCATTGCCGGGATGGAAGAATATGATACCGGAGAGCTTTCGAAGCCGGGCGATTATCATATTGCCTACCTTCAGCAAGAGCCTGCTTTTGATGGGAATTTAACTGTGATACAACAAGTGTTTCGTGGTGAAGCAAAAATCATTCAGGCTATGCGGAATTATGAAATGGCCCTTATGGAAATGGAGAACAACTCAGAAAATCCTCGAATACAAGAAGATTTATTTGAAGCTCAAAAGCAAATGGATATCCTTCACGCCTGGGACGCTAGTGCAAATGCGAAATCCATTTTAACAAAACTGGGAATCCACGACTTTTCAAAGAAAATGAGCGAGCTGTCAGGTGGGCAAAAAAAGAGAGTGGCGCTGGCAGGCGTCCTAATTGAAACACCGGACTTGTTAATCCTGGACGAACCGACCAACCATTTAGACTACCAATCCATCAAATGGCTGGAAGATTATTTAGGTAAGTATAACGGATCTGTGTTACTCGTGACCCATGACCGTTACTTCCTCGATAAGGTAACGAACAGAATCTTCGAATTGGACGGAGGAAACCTTTACTCCTACAAAGGAAATTATGCTTCATTTATTGAAGCGAAGGCTTCCAGGGAAGAAGTAGAACGCCAATTATCCGAAAAGCAGCAAAATCTTTATCGAAGAGAGCTTGCCTGGATGAGAAGGGGAGCAAAAGCCAGAACCACTAAACAAAAGGCTCGAATTCAACGATTCGATAATTTAGAGGATACGATGTCTTCAGGTCCCTCAGGCGGCCAGGTTGACATGGCAATCGGAGGAAACCGTCTGGGTAAACAGGTATTTGAGTTCAAGGATGCGTCAAAAATGTTTGAAGACAAGCGAATTTTAGATGAGTTTTCTTTCCTCATTAAGCCTAAAGACCGAATCGGAATCGTAGGTAAAAACGGGAGCGGAAAATCAACATTTCTTAACCTCCTTGCCGGAACCGATGAGCTTACAAGTGGTGAATTACTCAAAGGCCAAACCGTAAAGGTCGCTTACTATACCCAAGGTCATGAAGAACTTGATGAGAATATGCGTATGATCGAATATATAAGAGAAGCAGGAGAATATATAACGACGGATAAAGGAGAGCAAATCTCTGTTACTTCCATGTTGGAAAGGTTCCTATTTCCCATGAGTACGCATGGTACATTGATCCGAAAGCTTTCCGGTGGAGAAAAACGAAGACTCTTCTTGCTTAAGCTATTAATGTCAAAACCGAATGTCCTTTTGCTTGATGAGCCGACGAATGATTTAGATACAGAAACCCTCACCGTTCTGGAAGATTATATAAATGAGTTTTCAGGTGTCGTCATAACCGTTTCCCATGACCGCTACTTTTTAGATAAAACAGCTCTGCAATTACTGGTTTTTAATGGAGATGGACAAATCGACTTTTACTTTGGGGAATATACTGAGTACCTGGAAAAGAATGAAGCTAAAAGTAAGAAGCAGGATCCCGTCAAGAAGCAAGAAGCTGCTCCCGTGAAAGAAGAGAAGGAAAAAGAGAAAAAGAGGCTTTCTTACATGGAAAAGAGGGAATGGGACGAAATTGAAGAAAAGATGGCCGACATCGAGAAGAGGATAGAAGAAGCAGATGCCGAGCTTCAAAAGGTAGGCAGTGATTTTGATAAAGCACAACAGTTAATGAACGAAAGTGAAAAACTCAATGAACAATTGGAAGAGCTCATTGAGAGATGGACATACCTTTCCGAATTTGCTGAATAA
- a CDS encoding HD domain-containing protein, translating into MERKKLDGIIDYLKREYLGESTGHDWYHLDRVRKQALIIAREENVPHTYIIELAALLHDVPDDKFVEEEEGKRRLDHILSTISLTETETKLLKYIIYSISYKGGHEAVLTSLEAKIVRDADRLDALGAVGIARTFAYGGKKGRPLYNPEFQVRTEMTLEEYRNGDSSSIHHFHEKLLKLKDLMCTETGRKLAGERHAFMLRFLEQFNKEWTGQE; encoded by the coding sequence ATGGAGCGGAAAAAGCTGGACGGTATAATCGACTATTTAAAACGTGAGTACCTGGGTGAGTCTACAGGACATGATTGGTATCATTTGGATCGTGTACGAAAACAGGCACTTATCATTGCCAGGGAAGAAAATGTACCCCATACATATATCATCGAGCTGGCTGCATTGCTACATGATGTTCCGGATGATAAGTTCGTGGAAGAAGAAGAGGGGAAGAGAAGGCTGGATCACATCCTATCCACCATCTCTCTTACGGAAACTGAAACGAAATTATTGAAATACATTATTTATTCCATATCTTATAAGGGTGGTCACGAAGCAGTATTAACATCCTTAGAAGCGAAAATCGTGCGCGATGCCGATCGTCTTGACGCCCTTGGTGCCGTTGGGATCGCAAGAACGTTTGCATATGGAGGAAAGAAAGGTCGACCACTATATAACCCTGAATTTCAAGTTAGGACGGAGATGACCTTAGAGGAGTACAGAAATGGGGATAGTTCCAGTATCCATCATTTTCATGAAAAGTTATTGAAATTGAAAGACTTAATGTGTACGGAAACGGGAAGAAAACTGGCAGGGGAACGACATGCTTTCATGCTGCGGTTTTTAGAGCAATTTAATAAAGAATGGACTGGTCAAGAATGA
- a CDS encoding DegV family protein, translated as MRIAWVTDSTAFVPIHSNSKENHIYIVPMNILFGELEYQDGVDLSPEELFLKLKEEKVEVKTSQPSIGTFKELFEELSKNYDYIFSIHVSSHFSGTYSSAHQAAELLKDTLPNIICIDSKVISNPLTELILFGQRLLHEGKDPLQIKVAIEERIASCETYVMVGSLEQLHKSGRMSGLSFFLGSVLNVKPMLAIENGKLEVKDKVRSIKKGLTSMSDRLDEALSVKKIKKVSVLHGLNRDDALEWIEQLKKTYPEIEFGAYPLGAVIGVHAGANTIGISWFGDNEEN; from the coding sequence ATGAGAATAGCCTGGGTAACAGATAGCACAGCATTTGTTCCAATTCATTCAAATAGTAAAGAAAATCACATCTATATCGTCCCAATGAATATACTTTTTGGGGAACTGGAGTATCAAGACGGCGTAGACTTATCTCCGGAAGAATTGTTCTTGAAATTAAAGGAAGAAAAAGTAGAGGTGAAAACCTCACAACCTTCAATCGGGACGTTTAAAGAGTTGTTTGAAGAATTATCCAAGAACTATGATTATATTTTTTCGATTCATGTTTCTTCTCATTTCAGCGGCACATATTCATCTGCCCATCAAGCTGCAGAACTGTTAAAGGATACACTACCTAACATTATCTGTATAGATTCAAAGGTTATTTCCAATCCGCTGACAGAATTGATCCTGTTCGGTCAAAGATTGTTGCATGAAGGGAAAGACCCACTTCAAATAAAAGTTGCAATTGAAGAAAGAATCGCTTCTTGTGAAACCTATGTAATGGTGGGCAGCTTAGAACAATTACATAAAAGTGGACGAATGAGTGGGCTTTCGTTCTTCCTGGGAAGTGTTCTTAATGTAAAGCCTATGCTTGCGATAGAGAATGGAAAGCTGGAAGTGAAGGATAAGGTAAGAAGTATTAAAAAAGGATTGACGAGCATGAGCGATCGCTTAGATGAAGCTCTATCTGTGAAAAAAATAAAGAAAGTATCCGTATTACACGGATTAAACCGGGACGATGCCTTAGAATGGATTGAACAATTGAAAAAAACATACCCGGAGATAGAATTCGGGGCGTATCCTTTGGGGGCTGTGATTGGAGTACATGCAGGCGCGAATACGATCGGAATAAGCTGGTTTGGAGATAACGAAGAGAATTAG
- a CDS encoding formate--tetrahydrofolate ligase — translation MTKKIVKSDIDIAQQATMKPILDIAGQIGLTEDDIELYGKYKGKLSYEAIDKLKDHANGKLILVTSINPTPAGEGKSTVTVGLGDALNQLNKNTIIAMREPSLGPTMGIKGGATGGGYSQVLPMEDINLHFTGDIHAISTANNALAALVDNHIHQGNELNIDQRRVVWKRALDMNDRALRQIIVGLGGPVQGVPREDGFDITVASEIMAVLCLSQNLEELRRKLGRMVVAYDFSKQPVTVEDLGVEGALTLLLKDALKPNLVQTMEHSPALIHGGPFANIAHGCNSIMATKTALKLADYVVTESGFGADLGAEKFLNIKSRAADLAPDAIVLVATIRALKMHGGQEKSNLQTENLQALQKGLTNLKKHMETLDHFNVPYVIAVNRFVTDSDDEIQTLIKWCENLGVQVSLTDVWAKGGEGGRDLAEKVLREIEGNTKEFSRLYELSDSLQSKIETIAKKVYGAKEVDYTVKARKQLQQFEDQGWGILPVCMAKTQYSLSDDPSKLGRPEDFTITIRELKPKIGAGFIVALTGEVMTMPGLPKNPAAFGMNVDDDGRAIGLF, via the coding sequence ATGACAAAGAAGATAGTGAAGTCAGATATTGATATTGCTCAACAAGCGACTATGAAACCGATACTGGATATTGCAGGGCAAATCGGCCTAACAGAAGATGATATTGAGCTTTATGGTAAATACAAAGGAAAATTATCCTATGAAGCGATAGATAAACTCAAGGACCATGCCAATGGGAAATTAATCCTTGTAACCTCTATAAACCCGACTCCGGCAGGCGAGGGTAAATCAACGGTTACCGTCGGACTGGGGGATGCGTTAAATCAATTAAATAAAAACACCATCATTGCCATGAGGGAACCTTCACTTGGTCCAACGATGGGAATCAAAGGCGGAGCAACAGGAGGAGGGTATTCCCAAGTCCTGCCCATGGAGGATATCAACCTACATTTCACAGGTGATATCCACGCTATTTCAACTGCTAACAACGCTTTAGCCGCATTGGTGGATAATCATATCCATCAGGGAAATGAATTGAATATTGATCAAAGAAGGGTCGTATGGAAACGGGCTCTGGACATGAATGACCGTGCCCTTAGACAAATCATCGTTGGTTTAGGTGGACCGGTACAAGGCGTTCCCCGTGAAGACGGATTTGATATTACAGTGGCGTCTGAGATCATGGCGGTTCTTTGTTTATCTCAAAATCTTGAGGAATTAAGAAGAAAGCTTGGAAGAATGGTTGTGGCATACGATTTTTCAAAACAACCGGTTACCGTCGAAGATTTAGGAGTTGAAGGTGCACTCACATTATTGTTAAAGGATGCCTTAAAGCCTAATCTCGTTCAAACGATGGAACATTCTCCCGCCCTTATTCATGGCGGTCCATTCGCAAATATTGCCCATGGGTGTAATAGTATCATGGCGACCAAAACAGCCCTTAAGCTGGCTGATTATGTTGTGACGGAATCTGGATTTGGTGCTGATTTAGGAGCTGAGAAGTTTCTGAATATCAAATCTCGAGCTGCAGACTTAGCCCCGGATGCCATCGTGCTTGTAGCTACCATCCGTGCTCTGAAAATGCATGGAGGTCAAGAGAAAAGTAATCTTCAAACTGAAAACCTTCAGGCTCTGCAAAAAGGATTAACTAATCTGAAGAAGCATATGGAAACGTTAGATCATTTCAACGTACCTTATGTGATTGCCGTTAATCGATTTGTGACGGATAGTGATGACGAAATCCAGACCCTTATCAAGTGGTGCGAAAACCTGGGAGTCCAAGTTTCACTGACCGATGTATGGGCTAAAGGTGGAGAGGGTGGAAGAGACTTAGCCGAAAAGGTATTGCGTGAGATCGAAGGGAACACGAAAGAATTTTCTCGCCTATATGAACTTTCTGATTCACTCCAATCTAAAATTGAAACCATTGCGAAAAAGGTTTATGGAGCGAAAGAAGTAGATTACACGGTGAAAGCACGAAAGCAGCTCCAGCAATTTGAAGATCAAGGGTGGGGGATCCTGCCCGTTTGTATGGCTAAGACTCAATATTCCTTATCCGATGATCCATCTAAACTAGGGCGGCCTGAAGATTTTACGATCACAATCAGAGAGCTTAAGCCGAAAATCGGTGCCGGTTTTATTGTTGCATTAACAGGAGAAGTAATGACTATGCCCGGCCTGCCAAAAAATCCGGCAGCATTCGGAATGAATGTGGATGATGACGGCAGGGCAATAGGGTTATTTTAG
- a CDS encoding glycosyltransferase has protein sequence MLKEKSILILTARFGEGHIQTAETLAHTFKRQGYERVHICDLYGEAYPAMHSLAQNLLKKGFSKFGTPFYKAFYYGTDKLSSKGLSYFYQHLGKNRLMELVETYSPSCIVTTFPLHAAPYLRLRTSLNIPTYTIITDYCAHPLWIHPMIEKYYVATDHVKRTLISYGVETGKIFVSGLPIRSSFHHTVGKNYKEFGLSPKRKTITIMGGGLGLLPNIEPLLNSLSKDINLQVAVVCGRNHQLYEQLEKNSNENIHIFGYISKVENLFSLTDCLVTKSGALSLTEAACFKLPIIIFKPAPGQENENANYLLKQTAALTYSNQTDFLESIYRCLYNKYTIDSLSKNVSSLFNKNACITIVEDILQHDHRKNTLVEGRM, from the coding sequence TTGCTGAAAGAAAAGTCGATTCTCATTTTGACCGCACGCTTTGGAGAAGGACATATTCAAACTGCTGAAACTCTGGCTCATACATTTAAGAGACAGGGATATGAACGAGTGCACATCTGTGATCTATATGGAGAAGCCTACCCTGCCATGCACTCCCTGGCCCAAAATTTATTAAAAAAAGGATTTTCCAAATTCGGTACACCTTTCTATAAAGCATTCTACTATGGAACAGATAAACTCTCCTCAAAAGGTTTGAGTTACTTTTACCAGCATTTAGGAAAAAATCGCCTTATGGAACTGGTTGAAACTTACTCACCATCATGCATTGTCACGACATTCCCGCTTCATGCAGCACCCTACTTGCGACTTCGCACAAGCTTAAATATACCTACATATACCATCATTACAGACTACTGTGCCCATCCGTTGTGGATTCATCCGATGATCGAGAAATATTATGTAGCTACAGATCACGTAAAGAGAACTCTCATCTCTTACGGAGTAGAGACAGGGAAAATCTTTGTTAGCGGTTTACCTATCCGGTCCAGTTTTCATCATACTGTCGGAAAGAACTATAAAGAATTTGGACTTTCCCCAAAACGGAAAACCATCACCATAATGGGGGGGGGTCTAGGTTTGCTTCCGAATATCGAACCCCTTTTAAACTCCCTATCCAAAGATATAAATCTTCAAGTAGCCGTTGTGTGTGGAAGGAACCATCAACTATATGAACAACTGGAAAAAAACTCAAACGAAAACATCCATATTTTCGGATATATATCCAAAGTGGAAAACCTGTTTTCCCTTACCGACTGTCTGGTGACCAAGTCCGGTGCCTTATCCTTAACGGAAGCCGCTTGTTTTAAATTGCCCATCATCATTTTTAAGCCCGCACCAGGCCAGGAGAATGAGAATGCCAATTATTTATTAAAACAGACTGCAGCACTCACTTATTCAAATCAAACAGACTTTCTGGAAAGCATTTATCGATGTCTCTATAATAAATACACGATAGATTCATTATCAAAAAATGTATCCTCGTTATTTAACAAGAATGCCTGTATCACAATCGTAGAGGATATTCTTCAACATGACCACAGGAAAAACACACTTGTTGAAGGGAGAATGTGA
- a CDS encoding metal-dependent hydrolase, which translates to METSTHILFGVGIASLASLDPNLQEYSLPVYVSCVLASNAPDFDYALKLKGKSEYYKLHRGFSHSLIMLPLWAFMITAGIALIYPDTEFLQHLFLWNLGAVIVHVLTDLLNFHGTQVFRPFTEKWFSFDCVPLFDYFIFLLHISGMVVSLIGFHPGKTFLAIYLLMFIYILLRFAVRSYIYHQLTAQFLKSKEMKILPNMDLYSWQVIIECEEYYILGRYTWGEFVVDSVLQKETSHSWIEISKQNKDISNFITSTIFIYPRVIERKEALEVRWIDLRFRKGRRFPFKAIWVFSHHKSLEKSYVGWFHHPTQYKRIKKELVNEVSK; encoded by the coding sequence TTGGAAACATCTACACACATCCTATTTGGTGTCGGCATCGCTTCTTTAGCTTCCTTGGATCCTAATCTTCAGGAATATTCATTGCCTGTCTATGTTTCCTGTGTACTGGCTTCAAATGCACCTGACTTTGATTATGCTTTAAAGTTAAAGGGGAAAAGTGAATATTATAAACTTCATAGAGGTTTTTCCCATTCTCTTATAATGCTGCCTCTTTGGGCCTTTATGATTACAGCAGGAATTGCCCTAATCTATCCGGATACAGAATTTCTTCAACACCTATTCTTATGGAATTTAGGAGCTGTCATTGTACACGTCCTCACAGATTTGCTCAATTTTCATGGCACGCAGGTATTTCGACCCTTTACCGAAAAATGGTTCAGTTTTGATTGTGTTCCTTTATTTGACTACTTCATTTTCTTATTACACATTTCTGGTATGGTTGTTTCTCTCATAGGCTTTCATCCTGGGAAAACATTTCTCGCCATATATCTCTTAATGTTCATTTATATATTATTAAGGTTTGCGGTCCGATCTTATATTTATCATCAGTTGACTGCTCAATTCCTAAAGTCCAAGGAAATGAAGATCCTTCCTAATATGGACCTTTATTCATGGCAGGTGATCATAGAATGTGAGGAATATTATATTCTAGGGAGGTATACATGGGGGGAATTCGTGGTGGACTCTGTTCTCCAGAAAGAAACTTCACATTCGTGGATAGAAATTTCAAAGCAAAACAAGGATATCTCCAACTTCATTACCAGTACAATTTTTATTTATCCAAGAGTGATTGAAAGAAAAGAAGCTCTTGAAGTAAGATGGATTGATTTACGTTTTCGAAAAGGTAGGAGATTCCCATTTAAAGCGATCTGGGTTTTCTCACATCACAAATCGCTGGAAAAAAGCTATGTAGGGTGGTTCCATCATCCGACTCAGTATAAGCGCATCAAAAAAGAACTTGTCAATGAAGTAAGTAAATAG
- a CDS encoding class I SAM-dependent methyltransferase — protein MKNSEWHTSAKTRWEDNADHWHERSVEMWTSGSRKAIIPFFTKHIDTGNRVADLGCGDGYGSYLLYKKGYVVTGMDFSEKMVEIAKKQEKDQLSFLQGDLRSLPFKDEQFHAVMAINSVEWTENPLHTLNEIERVVTPNGYICIGLLGPTAHPRDNAFPRLHGKEVICNTMMPWELEKLAGEKGWKKVDEDWVYKKGVKSSLAENLTNELKQALTFMTLFMFQK, from the coding sequence ATGAAGAATTCAGAATGGCATACAAGTGCGAAAACCCGCTGGGAAGACAATGCAGATCACTGGCACGAACGAAGTGTTGAAATGTGGACGAGTGGTAGCAGGAAAGCGATCATCCCATTCTTTACAAAGCATATTGATACTGGGAACCGTGTAGCTGATTTAGGATGCGGTGACGGGTATGGTTCCTACTTGTTATATAAAAAGGGATATGTGGTCACAGGGATGGACTTCTCTGAGAAAATGGTTGAAATAGCGAAGAAGCAAGAAAAGGACCAACTATCATTTCTCCAGGGTGATTTGCGATCCCTTCCTTTTAAAGATGAACAATTTCATGCCGTCATGGCGATAAATTCAGTTGAATGGACTGAAAATCCCTTACATACTCTAAACGAAATCGAACGGGTTGTGACTCCGAATGGGTACATATGTATTGGTTTATTAGGTCCCACTGCTCACCCCAGAGATAATGCCTTTCCACGTCTTCATGGAAAGGAAGTTATATGTAATACGATGATGCCTTGGGAATTAGAGAAACTGGCTGGTGAAAAAGGGTGGAAGAAGGTCGATGAAGACTGGGTCTATAAAAAGGGTGTGAAGTCGTCCTTAGCAGAGAATCTCACAAATGAATTAAAACAGGCTTTAACCTTTATGACCTTGTTTATGTTCCAAAAATAA
- a CDS encoding DUF3892 domain-containing protein, which translates to MEEISKVQRNYHGDIISFQTSSGRIISYRKAVLEASEGLLQGVTLNENEWGETELSSMSVDDGSFNDYPSIF; encoded by the coding sequence ATGGAAGAGATTTCTAAAGTTCAACGGAACTACCATGGAGACATTATCAGTTTCCAAACTTCTTCTGGCCGTATTATCTCCTATAGAAAAGCTGTTTTGGAAGCTTCTGAGGGGTTACTTCAAGGGGTGACATTGAATGAGAATGAATGGGGAGAAACAGAATTATCAAGTATGTCCGTTGATGATGGAAGCTTCAATGACTATCCTTCCATTTTTTGA